CAAGTGGGGTTTGTGGTTGAAAACTTACCTAACAGGTCCAATGAACACTATCAGGGTGACAGGCACATTTATAACCTTTATTATCAAAAAAATTTAAcccccatattaatttgaaataataaaaaagattaaattagCTTTAAGAAGAAatccaaaaattaaattttgttatttgggcAGATGGAAATACTAAAACAGTTGATGAACAAATCCTCCAAAGCCCATAGTTATAATTATGCAGTCATCTTACAAGATTTTTCATAATTCTttcaaaatggaggaaaattattaatataatcattGTGGATTTATTAGACTTAACTACAACATGAAATTTAccctagaaatgaaaacaatgttacctaaatatttgtaccctcatattaatttgaaaaaaaaatcgaAAACAATATAGTGACTTcccatataattattatttaagatGGTTTTGatagttgttttcatttctactaGGCACTATGATATTTTGAAAAATCAGAATAGAAATTTTAGgatcaaatatttacattcatacaactgaatttcattttccttaccctttctttttttgtaaaagtaATTGTCTATAACTTTTCCTCTACATATCTTTATCAGTTTAAATTTATGTAGTTGTGTAGAATACAAATGAACAGTTTGTTAGAATGAAGAAATGGAATGTTAATTTCTCTGTGATTTTCATGTCTTTAAATACTTTTCAACAGATTTGAGGCAACAAATTCAAGaccattttaaatcattttcctcTTTACAGAACTTTCAGAAAACAATTTTCTGAGATTGAAATAAATGTACCTCCAGGCAAATAGGAGTTcatgatttaaatattatttgattgTTTCTCAACATATTATTGAGTTTCAGACTCTGGGTTGGATTTTTGGTGCAATTCAAAATAATTTGGATAATCTTTCAAAGTCCAGTAACAAGTTGATTTATTTTGATCTAATGAATATCATGACCTcttattaaaattgtatgtttaacaacaactacaataaagtataaaatataaatcgAGCCAGCTAAACATTTTGtgttgtttcccttttttttatttttttgggacagggtttcactctgttgcccacagtagagtgctgtagagtcacagctcacagtaacctccaactcttgggcttaagtaattctcttgccttagcctcccaagtagctgggactacaggcaccttgacacaagacctggctatttttattgcagttgccactgctgtttttaactggccaggactgggtttgaacctgccaccctcggtatatggagccagcactaTTAGTTATTAATTAATTCTTTATTATGATTTGTTTAGGCATGGTGATCTGTTGTTCAAGTGTCTATATTTTTTTACCTGTTAAGGAAATTAAGTCCCAAATGATCAACCATAACATAATTGGTTATGCTTGCAAAACATCATTATAGTTTTGGTTCAGAATTATTTAAGCTGATGTAAATCAATGAAAATATTCTAGAGGGACAGATAGACCatacaaaataaatttccaaTGCTTAATTAATGTTAAGTATTCTAGAACTTACAGCATTTACCTCAACATATATTTTACCCTTTCTAGTTTTGTTGAGGATTACTCAAAATCCACATgtaacagggggaaaaaaaatgaagacaatcaAGGTAAtcataaaaatcctaaaatagtATTTATGGTAGTGCACAtttgtattcatttgtttattctatTAGAATATTTGGAATGTCTACTAATTTCTAAGTCCTACCAATATTGGGGGAAAATGGAATCACTTTGCTTACCTAGAATTTGATATTTTAAGTGTCTTTACAGAGAAATTCACAGGTGACATTGTTGGATGCAACAACTGGAGGAGAACAAGTGAGAGAAACATGAGAAGGAAGTAAGATTTTACTTCATATCTAAAGGATGAGTAGAAAGATAGTGAATGTTTAACAGGAAAGCGTGCAGATAAAGGGGGAAGTATTATGGTCAAATGATGTGCAAAACCTGTGATCATGTGTGAGACTGATGTGTGAGCCTCACTGGTGCACAGAGCATGCATGAAGAATGTGGCAAGGGATGAGACCCGTCTGCAATGAAGGGCTTCTTCATCAAATGTTTAATTGATGACATAAGAAATTTGGACTCCATTTCAATACTAATGGGAAACCACAGCTACGTTTTCCATGTTAGAAATTAAGTTCAAGGgccaccttttgggggcaagacatgattgtaagagggactttacctaacaaatgcaatctgtgcaacctggtttcttgtaccctcgatgaatccccaacaataaaaagagaaaaaggaaaaaagaaagtaagttcaAGGGCAGgccctgtggcttagtgggtagggcgccagccccatataccgggggtggtgggttcgagcccagccccagccaaaccgcaacaaaaaaaatgatagctgggcattgtggtgggtgcctgtagttccagctacttgggaggtagaggcaagagaattgcctaagcccaagagctggaggttgctgtgagctgtgacgttaccgcactctaccgagggtgataaagtgagactctgtctaaaaaaaaaagaaagtaagttcaAAATGACACGTGCACAGAGAGGGTGGAAGAACTTGTGGGAAGTTAGCTTTTAGAGTGTAGTAATATGGAGAATTGTAACTTGATGCCTAAATTAATATCGAGGGTGGTAGAAATGGAAAGACTTGAAAAAGAATATAGGTTAAATAATTACTAAAGTTCAGTAGAAATTAGAAGAATAGTAGTAGAATTAgtagaattagaaattagaagaaTTAGTAGTAGAAATTAGAGGAATAtatgaaatgtgttttcttttgatttttcaacTTGATAACTGCAAAGAAGATTGAAACATTCACTGAGTTATGAAATATATGCTGTAAGGCATTTGGGTGGGCAagggagtttttaaaaagataaattttctttgaatatgTCAGATTTGGGTACTTCTGGAGTATTTAATTGAAGTTGCCTGGGTAACAATGTGTAACTGGATTTCAGAGGAGAAATATGGCTTAGAAATAATGACACCTTTGCATCACCAACCAGCATATGTGACAATGGTACTTCTAGTATTAGATGAAAGCTCACAAGATGAATGTGCAAAAATAGCCTAAGTTGCCTTAGGAAAGAATTCTTAGGTACTAATGTTGCTTAATATATAAGAAAAGCAGCAGTACCATCAAGGAATGTTAAAAGTGGACAGAAAGATGAGAaagcccagagattctgatgaCTTAGACACCAGTAAAACAATGTTTCTCAGGGTAAAAGTTAATATCAATGGTGTTCAATGTAACAGAGACGTCAAACATAAAAGTTGTCTTTGATTTTAGACAAAGGAGGATGTTAGTGAATTTGGAGAAAGTAACTGGATTACAATAGTGAGAAAAAGTATCAGAATAAACAAGTGTGAAGAATGAAGTGAACATTGGTCACTTTCCCAAGAGGTCTGGtaataaaagattaaaaggaagaacagaggTGAAGAGGTCAAGGTAGAGGAAAAAGGCTGTTGAGGGAAATTTTAATAACCTAGCCAAGGAGGAAGAATGGGGAACAAGAAAAGCCTGGGAACCAAAACAGGACACCTTCCAATGTCCTGTCCaagaaaaagtggaaaagaaagatATGAAATCGGAAAATTTTGTGTACAagaaattgagaattttttttttttcattttattactcGAAGTTCCCCTCTGTTGCCACCAGTATGGCATCTACTTAGAATAATGGTGGAAATGTTACGGAGGAGTGTGAAGTAATTCAAAGGTTTTGCAGTATCTACATAAAGACtgagagacagagcttcaagtcCAGGAAAAATAGGTCAAGTAAATGACCAGTTGATTTTGAATGTGATAAGTGCACAATAGTTCACTATCGACTAGATGTTGTTCTTTGTCCAGATTAAATcgcaaagaaataattttgaaatgccCGGATATTCTTATATCTGGAAGGAAAATAAGACTAGGAAATTTCTGATGTTGGAAAGAGTTGTAGCAGTACATGATAGAGTCTCAGTTGTGCACAGGAGGACTGAATAGAGAAGGTGACAAGAGAGATAAGGACTAATTAGTGGGGTTCAGGGAATAGTGATACGAGTGAACACATGAAGAGTGGTAGTGTCACAACTGAAGTGAAAAGGGCGGAAGCTTGCGGTAATGAGATAACCTTTCAATTTTGGATATCTAGCATCTGATCAATGTccaaataaaacaatattaaatatGGAGTCACTTGAGTGGGAAGCTTAAGTGGAATGGTTCTGAATTCAAGTATCAAGAATCTGAGAAACAGTATATTCAATATGCAGTGTGCAGGGGAGCTGGTGCAACATTTTGCAAAATTAATCTTGGCATCTATGTTTTCAATGAATAAGAAGGACTGTCCTGGAAATATATAAGTAGCAATGTGTATAAGTGTGACCTttcattttagggaaaaaaaaaaaaaaggactgaagGCGTTGAAGAGTTTGATAATGTCAAGATAAAAGATATACAGGTTAAATTTCAACAGAGCAAAGTTAGTACTAAAAAGTATCAGAGCCAATAGCAAGAAGGATTATCAATCACAAATCAGTGATGCAGTGAAAAAACTTCACaatagtgcaaaaaaaaaaaaaaaagattaaactcCTGAAATCATCAGTATGAAGGGATGAGACGCAGGCTTCTGCAGAGGAAGTCTTGATCTAAATAATGTTGATACTATCGAGAGCTAAAATTGACTtttttggcacatagtaggctaTGCTGTAAGCATGTGGTATGGACAGACTCAtaaattgtcattttatttttatttaactttattgtattttatgttatatatttatttactttattaaattGCCTTTTTAATTTGCCTTGATCTCTGTTTGATGGGGGAAACTCCGACTTCTCTCAATATCATTTTCCTCAGCTACAAATTGAGGATGGGGAATCAAGGGCTAATTGGATGTTATTTGCTTCACTATGAGGAGGGCTTACATTCTcaacctcagtttctctatctgaaAACAAAGATTATAAACGTATTGACAAGGTATAGGATTGAAGGAGAGAGAGTTTCAGACAGaatagcaaaagaagaaaatcaaatttatatttcttctattCATTTGAAATCATTGACTGTTGCCACCTTTCAATTAACCATCAGACAATCTGTGCTtctaggaaggaaggaatcttaaaatatttttatttactacacaggactcttaaaatatttttcttctcctgaTTAGTATTTGGGTGATTGAAGATACATGGCAAATGTGTTTTCTAAATCATTTAATCATTATGcacatttcaaaaaattcaaagctacttacatttttaaacatactgTTTTCACTTTAGTTCACAAATACTACATAATAATGGaaggaaaactagaaataattggtatacaaaagaaaaacatgaaaataaattatcattttgAATGTTTAGTATAGAGATTGTCAGTATCCAAACTTTTACTTAGGAACTTTCACCTTACCCGTTCTGGAATAAATTACTTTgaatttattactttttgttaattaaaatttcccaaagaatttattcaattttacttattttttatttatttttttgatgttcttttattgttaaatcatagctgtgtacattagtgcaatcaaggggtacaatgtgctggtttcatatacaatctgaaataatctcatcaaactgttcaacgtattcaattttgtttaagTAATCCAATAATTTTAAATACCTTTTAATCTGTGCTCAAATAACTCTCAAtctgtgttaaaaataaatacgACATAGATCATTCACTTATATAAAACTTTAACATATATTTATGTCTTCACATATCCCCACAGAATTGCCTGTTTTGGAATTTCTACCTGGGATGAATCACTTTTCCCTGAAAGCAGGACTAACATAGGCTGCCTCTTTTATGATTTCAACATGAGTTCATGATAGGTCCGAGCCATCTCCTAACATCTGCTTGATCATTGCCAAAGGAACAAGAACGCGTGCTCTGGAGGGTTCTATCATAGAGAACCTGTTTACCTCCTCAATGTCCAAAGGCAATTATTCAGCAGTGTCTGAGTTTATCCTCCTGGGGCTCACAGGAAATGCAgaggttcaagccattctctttgGTGTCTTCCTGGTCGTTTACCTCGCCAGTGTCATGGGTAATCTCAGTCTGATTGTGCTAATCCAAGTCAGTCCTCAGCTTCACACACCCATGTATTTTTTCCTCAGCCATCTGGCTGTTATTGACTTTACTTTTACTTCATCCGTCACCCCAAACATGTTGATGAATTTTCTCCGTGAAGTTAAAAGCATAACGTTTTATGCCTGTGCCGTTCAGTTATGCTGCTTCATCACATTTTTAGTTTGTGAATTGTATTTGCTCTCAATCATGGCCTATGATCGCTATGTTGCCATCTGTAATCCTTTACTTTATGTCATCCTCATGCCCAGGAAACTCTGTATTAGAATGATTGCTAGCACATATGTTTATGGATTCACTGTCGGTCTTGTACAGACAGTAGTGACGTTTCGCTTGTCTTTTTGTGACTCCAACATGGTCAACCACTTCTACTGTGATGATGTGCCTTTAATTGCTCTGGCCTGCTCTGACACTCACATCAAGGAACTGATGTTGTTAATCATTGCTGGTATTAACATCCTTTGCTCTCTAGTGATTGTgctaatttcttatttcttcatcttcttcaccATCCTGAGGATTCACTCCGCTGAAGGAAGACAGAAAGCGTTTTCCACCTGTGCTTCCCACCTGACCTGCATCACAATGTTTTACGGAACAATCATTTTTATGCACCTGCAGCCCAAGTCAAGCCATTCTCTCAACTCAGATAAATTCGCTTCGGTGTTTTATGTGGTTGTGATCCCCATGTTAAACCCATTGATCTACAGCTTGAGAAATCAGGAGGTAAAAAGCGCACTAAAGAGAATTATAGAAAAGTTGTGTTTGAGCATCAAATAACATAAAAGTCCCTGGGAAGAAATGAGAAGACTTTGAGTTACATCTTATATAGATTCACAATGCTAGTTAATTATGGAACCAATTCCCCACTTTCAATGCTCAGCCCCATTCAGGGTATGTCTTACCCACTATTTCATAATCAGTTGTTTTCATGTAAAaggcatttagtaaattttgcatTATCAAATTGTAAAAGAataatatatagagagagatatctttctttctttttttttttattgttggggattcattaagggtacaataaaccaggtcagactgattgcatttgttaggtaaagtccctcttagaactgtGCCCTGTCCCCATATGTTAATCCTGATTAGCCCATGAGATCTTCATCAATAGTTGAAGAAACAGTATTGAGAAATAACAGTGAGATATGAAAAATTTGGCTTATATTGAAATAGTTCTCAAtaggtcttctgtggtatgaggtGTTAATCACAGCTCTGATAGgactagaggctgctgatttctcaaaccccagcaggtagacaccctaaatctctcttcagcccacttaaaaggcactttgaacttgtaaacttgctgagcagaagctttcccaggaaagtgcttgtcgttgGAATCACTGCTGGAGTGGCTATCCACTCACCCAGtctgccaaaaccggtctcactctttccctgagggttaaggctgtaaggcggctcagaccccacccttaggctactgggtcactgggttatcagctcccacccgattctacctctgtgaccctgagggtggagcttgccagggcagatcgctcacaatggctccctgtggcccacagccaaacactattagctccatctggctcagactggggccctagacaatggccaatgTTCTCCGCATTTCCGCTCAGGCtccccccaaggcagttcaactgagtgccaagtccaaagacaccaaaacagttcacaggtaaggcctttccgatttgcagtcttgctgctactgaacttacagttgtgggtgggtttagacggattgaacacacgcgaccacttgccggttttccactgttttagtcctcctcttggggtccagaagtctctcgccaactctctgtatcctcacaggggtgatgataggcagatccctccagccagagatgcccggagtcctatCTCCACAGactacggtgcccagatgcaaggaagctgttactcggccgccatcttgctcttctcctccttttctttcaaaaattaagacaaacctttgaaaaaatgctcattatccatcaccatcagagaaatgcaaatcaaaaccactctgagatgtcatctaaccccagtgagaatggcccacgtgacaaagtctcaaagctgcagatgctggcgtggatgtggagagaagggaacagttttacactactggtgcaactgcaaactaatacaacctttttggaaggaagtatggagaatcctcaaagacttCACtttagaactcccatttgatcctgcaatcccatctacccacaagaaagaaaatcattctatcatcaggacatttgcacttgatggTTTGTCacaattcaatttacaatcactaaaatgtggaagcaacctgaatgtccaccaacccagaaattgattaacaagctgtcGTATATGTACATGGAACAtcattcggccattaaaaaagatggagactttacatcttttatattaacttggatggaagtagaacacattatttttagtaaagcatcacaagaatggagaagcaagaatccaatgtactcaatcctaatatgaagccagtagctGATCTAATACATAActtcataagagaaaaattcaaatcctttttttaaaggaaatatgtgtttattttaaataacaggTATGATGGAacctaaaaaaaatcatttaaaatatgttcatctGTTTGTAAGGTGGGTAGCAGGGGAACaagggagcaggaagaggggaAAAGAGTGGGGATAAGAAGAATCccctgggatctgatcaaactaaaaagctcgcattagggagtttacctaactaatgcaatcagtgtaacctaattctttgtaccctcaataaacctgaaacaaataaaacctgaaaaagataaaaaatattaagcCCCTTTTGTTTCACCTAGCAAGGAAATATTAATGacttatgaatttatttaattcCATGTTTGTCAAAGCAAAGCCAAATCACCATCTACTGAATGCTTTTCATGTGTCAAGGGCTGGGCAAGTTGTTCTAAATGGATTGCCTCAGTTAATCTTATAATTTTCAATAAAAGTAATTTCTCTAGCACTTCACCTTCTCTGTGTgtttaaagaacaaaaagcatTCAAACCTTTTATGTAATTCACTAACAGTCATAACTAGAAACTGGAAGAAATAAgatttgagttaaattttgttcAACCATACAGCTTCATTTGTAATGACTCTCTTATACTTTCAACTACAGTTATTGGGactgtaaaaagaaatgaaaagatgattctcaaaatattcacccaaaaggtagattgaaattaaaacttttcagattaaaaaaaaaaaatcaaagttataGCAGCCTGAGTCTGCCATAAAAAATGGCTCCCATTGCAAAGTTGCCCCTtgattctggaaaagaaaataaagaaaaaggtctCCACATACTGAACAGAAGACTTTCCACTTTCAACATTCCTTTGCTATCATCAGTGGTGCAAACTTCAAATGTTTCTGACTGAAAATGTTTCGTATCTCACAAAAGTCGGATTCTTAGCTGTTCCAATAAAATGTAACACATTTCACTTTCACATTTTGACATTACTGTGTTCTATTTGGTATTATATAGCTGCATTGATTTAGACcctaaagaaaatattcttgacAGTTCTGagactcaattttctcatctataaagtgagTCTTTTAGGATAAATGAGCTCTGGTTTTTCTACACCACTATAAttacttatattaaaaaatcaaccttaatttaaaaatcaatcctTAATTTAATTACTGACAGAGCAAATCAAATGCCAACAGGAagacctgaagaaaaaaaaacagtttataaaaatgtatgtagtagtgattattttttgtatattctactctaattttaattttgaggGGTCAAAATAAAGGAAACCACAAAACGAAACTGTAGCCCACAGATcaggaaaaataatttgtgaactatatatctgataagaggttaatattcaaaatgtataaagaattcATACAAGTCAATAGCAGAATAAACATACCATccaattaaaaactgggcaaaggggcagtgcctgtggttcaaaggggtagggcaccagccccatatgccaccatatgccagatgtggcaggttcaaacccagccccagccagaaactgaaaaaaaaaaaaaaaacttggcaaaG
This is a stretch of genomic DNA from Nycticebus coucang isolate mNycCou1 chromosome 14, mNycCou1.pri, whole genome shotgun sequence. It encodes these proteins:
- the LOC128564621 gene encoding olfactory receptor 5AL1-like, translating into MSKGNYSAVSEFILLGLTGNAEVQAILFGVFLVVYLASVMGNLSLIVLIQVSPQLHTPMYFFLSHLAVIDFTFTSSVTPNMLMNFLREVKSITFYACAVQLCCFITFLVCELYLLSIMAYDRYVAICNPLLYVILMPRKLCIRMIASTYVYGFTVGLVQTVVTFRLSFCDSNMVNHFYCDDVPLIALACSDTHIKELMLLIIAGINILCSLVIVLISYFFIFFTILRIHSAEGRQKAFSTCASHLTCITMFYGTIIFMHLQPKSSHSLNSDKFASVFYVVVIPMLNPLIYSLRNQEVKSALKRIIEKLCLSIK